One genomic segment of Amycolatopsis sp. WQ 127309 includes these proteins:
- a CDS encoding transglycosylase SLT domain-containing protein: MTAPMPPEWAAVAEKAGRLDDLRPDLIEDTARTFRTAAGQVGDHTAELDSATEGLRDGAWTGHTADEFFGYVGELGTAGQKLGDRLGSVADELSSLGEQLTGVRTSVGDRVEGAKREIQRINSDAAAAAAKAVARQDAVNRQVLGAVPPEKPPEAILAEAAERTSASARAAGSDVDALMSKADDMIGRTRELMNQDTGGAYSAVPSRQAPQPAARRQSGGGAAAPGAPVVTSGGPPATAPPGNVDEWIKEAIKALQAAGVPVTDADIPNIWAIIQHESGGNPNAINNWDSNAAAGHPSKGLMQCIDSTFNAHKLPGHDNIYNPVDNIIAGVQYSIDRYGSVGNVPGIQAMAHGGAYRGY, encoded by the coding sequence ATGACCGCGCCGATGCCGCCGGAATGGGCCGCCGTCGCGGAAAAAGCCGGACGGCTGGACGATCTGCGCCCCGACCTCATCGAGGACACCGCCCGGACGTTCCGGACCGCCGCCGGACAGGTCGGCGACCACACCGCGGAACTGGATTCGGCCACCGAAGGCCTGCGTGACGGGGCCTGGACCGGGCACACCGCGGACGAATTCTTCGGCTACGTCGGCGAACTGGGCACCGCGGGACAGAAGCTGGGTGACCGCCTGGGTTCGGTGGCCGACGAGCTTTCCTCGCTGGGTGAGCAGCTGACCGGCGTGCGCACCTCCGTCGGCGACCGGGTCGAAGGCGCGAAACGGGAGATCCAGCGGATCAACTCCGATGCCGCAGCCGCCGCGGCCAAGGCGGTCGCCCGGCAGGATGCGGTGAACCGGCAGGTACTCGGGGCGGTGCCGCCGGAAAAGCCGCCGGAGGCCATCCTCGCCGAGGCCGCCGAGCGCACTTCGGCGTCCGCGCGAGCGGCCGGCTCGGACGTCGATGCGCTGATGTCGAAGGCCGACGACATGATCGGCCGCACCCGGGAGCTGATGAACCAGGACACCGGTGGCGCGTATTCCGCGGTGCCGTCGCGCCAGGCACCGCAGCCGGCGGCGCGTCGTCAGTCCGGCGGCGGGGCGGCCGCCCCGGGCGCGCCGGTGGTCACGAGCGGGGGGCCGCCCGCCACCGCGCCGCCGGGGAACGTCGACGAGTGGATCAAGGAAGCGATCAAGGCGCTCCAGGCCGCCGGCGTCCCCGTCACCGACGCCGACATCCCCAACATCTGGGCGATCATCCAGCACGAGTCCGGCGGGAACCCGAACGCCATCAACAACTGGGATTCCAACGCGGCCGCCGGGCACCCGTCCAAGGGGCTCATGCAGTGCATCGACTCGACGTTCAACGCGCACAAGCTGCCCGGGCACGACAACATCTACAACCCGGTCGACAACATCATCGCCGGGGTGCAGTACTCGATCGACCGGTACGGCTCGGTGGGGAACGTCCCGGGGATCCAGGCGATGGCCCACGGCGGTGCCTACCGCGGTTACTGA
- a CDS encoding LysR family transcriptional regulator, with protein sequence MTDLDLRLVRYAVALAEELHFGRAAGRLHIAQQTLSAQIGQLENRLGVALFVRDRRHVELTEAGAVFVEGGRRLLTEAQDLVAALDRTTPPLRVDVITEGLVTNVVARLLRERLPGLSLEVLQGHGLAATLTGLVQARIDLAFGRVHWPGATLPKTVRHELVRLEPMGVVLPAAHPLTAGTEVRMSDLASHPLLLHTAEEAREWQDWNERLAAEFRLDLARRLHGHGRSAANAAVLAYDMPALAPLEAPVPDGVVVRPVVDPVPVYPFSVVWRSDRANGAPARAVRAIREIAHELGWLAPPARPWWLPADDR encoded by the coding sequence GTGACCGACCTCGACCTACGGCTGGTGCGCTACGCCGTGGCGCTGGCGGAAGAATTGCATTTCGGACGCGCGGCGGGGCGCCTGCACATCGCGCAGCAAACGCTCTCCGCACAGATCGGCCAGCTGGAAAACCGCTTGGGTGTGGCCTTGTTCGTCCGCGACCGGCGGCACGTGGAACTGACCGAGGCGGGCGCGGTGTTCGTCGAAGGCGGGCGGCGGCTGCTCACCGAAGCCCAGGACCTGGTCGCCGCACTCGACCGGACCACACCGCCCCTGCGCGTCGACGTGATCACCGAAGGCCTGGTGACCAACGTCGTCGCCCGCCTGCTGCGTGAGCGGCTGCCCGGGCTTTCGCTGGAAGTGCTGCAGGGCCACGGACTCGCCGCCACGCTCACCGGCCTGGTGCAGGCCCGCATCGATCTGGCGTTCGGCCGCGTCCACTGGCCGGGTGCCACACTGCCGAAGACGGTCCGCCACGAACTCGTGCGGCTGGAACCGATGGGTGTCGTCCTGCCCGCCGCCCACCCGCTCACCGCCGGGACCGAGGTGCGGATGAGCGACCTCGCGAGCCACCCGCTCCTGCTGCACACCGCGGAGGAAGCCCGGGAGTGGCAAGACTGGAACGAGCGGCTCGCGGCGGAGTTCCGCCTCGATCTCGCCCGGCGCCTGCACGGTCACGGCCGCAGCGCCGCGAACGCGGCCGTGCTGGCCTACGACATGCCGGCGCTGGCACCGCTGGAAGCACCGGTTCCCGACGGCGTGGTGGTACGGCCGGTCGTGGACCCGGTACCGGTCTACCCGTTTTCGGTCGTGTGGCGCTCGGACCGGGCCAACGGCGCTCCCGCGCGAGCGGTCCGGGCGATCCGGGAGATCGCGCACGAACTCGGCTGGCTGGCGCCGCCGGCACGACCCTGGTGGCTGCCGGCCGACGACCGCTGA
- the eccCa gene encoding type VII secretion protein EccCa, producing the protein MTTTLFARRARRPKPPSTGAEIELQAPPSVPEDAGGGVSSVLMYAPMGLGSLAMVMMFVRPGSGIFAYLGGGLMVLSTIGMLVTQLLRSSVTHKQKLNGHRRDYVRYLAQLRGRVRKALGDQQRASRWIHPDPHALWSMALGYRLWERRPAHDDFAEIRIGLGTQRSSLTLAPPDSKPIEDLEPLTAHALRRFMRAYSTLPDSPIAVYLRGFGQIQFSGDDAAVLDVLRAMLGQLVAAHAPADVRIALCAADERLERWDWLKWLPHNQDQDSHDAAGARRLVTTDLAEVEVLLGGPAFSGRPRFEADTPITASEPLVVLVVDGVTVPSDHRIADEGYRNAVVLDVGGALPWQQRPDVLFLEVDADEIRTVSFDRVGKPQSAPLCRPDRLSAISANALARTMARFRIGEATDEDDEPLAVDYDLAALLGLGDVATFDPVKYRRERMSSKRRLRVPIGIAGGGGPLELDIKEAAEDGMGPHGLCVGATGSGKSELLRTLVLAMATTHSSEDLNFVLVDFKGGAAFLGFDQLPHTSAVITNLVDEIELVDRMQDALTGEMNRRQEHLRAAGNYASRRDYEAARAQGVSLEPMPALFIVVDEFSEMLTSKPEFIDVFAMIGRLGRSLGVHLLLASQRLDEGRIHKVETHLSYRIGLRTFSAMESRSVIGVPDAYELPNSPGNGYLRPDTQTLVRFKGAYSSAPYRVKRRRVDAAAVEQNVVPFGTRYVEPPTAPEPAPEESTEQEDSLETMLDVLLERLKGVGPRAHQVWLPPLKRAATLDQLLPPLVDHPDLGSRPIGDLQTANLNVPVGLIDLPAQQRRELLTANLAGSKGNVAVVGGPQSGKSTLLRTLICSLALTHTAAEVQFYCLDFGGTLTALAGLPHVGSVANRLDRDRVTRTVLEVTNLMARREAIFAEHNIDSMTSYRRARQAGRYRDIDPYGDVFLVVDGWYTIRQDFDEIEERFSELAARGLSFGIHLVVGTNRWSEMRPWLRDVMGTRFELKLGDPVDSEVNSRFAATVPAIPGRGITPDRLHFLAALPRIDGLSRTDDLAEATVELAEAVTTPRAPKAPKVRLLPSKLSVTELPAPTSPRPSAEMRMALGLEDVQLGPEWHDFDASPHLLVYGDAETGKTNLLKHIARTVVAHHSPDEARVMFGDFRRELRDCIPEANQLEYAVGAEALTKSIAGAASLLEKRIPGPEISPSRLPLRDWWKGGRLYIIIDDFELAESAGSSGPLQPLLPVLAQGADVGVHIIIARSTAGASRSMSNPAIRRMWELGTPALLLSCPKTEGSFLGNLKPRVLPPGRAQFVNRRRAVRLVQTPLVEEPAN; encoded by the coding sequence ATGACAACCACACTGTTCGCGAGGCGGGCCCGGCGGCCGAAACCACCGTCCACCGGGGCCGAGATCGAGCTGCAAGCGCCACCGAGCGTGCCCGAAGACGCCGGCGGCGGAGTCAGCTCGGTGCTGATGTACGCCCCGATGGGTCTCGGCTCACTGGCCATGGTGATGATGTTCGTCCGGCCGGGTTCGGGGATCTTCGCCTACCTCGGCGGCGGCCTGATGGTGCTGTCGACGATCGGCATGCTGGTCACCCAGCTGCTGCGCAGTTCGGTCACCCACAAGCAAAAGCTCAACGGCCACCGGCGCGACTACGTCCGTTACCTCGCCCAGCTGCGCGGCCGCGTCCGCAAGGCACTGGGCGACCAGCAGCGGGCGTCGCGCTGGATCCACCCCGATCCACACGCCCTGTGGTCGATGGCCCTCGGCTACCGGCTCTGGGAACGCCGTCCCGCGCACGACGACTTCGCGGAGATCCGCATCGGCCTCGGCACCCAGCGCTCTTCGCTCACGCTCGCACCGCCGGACAGCAAGCCGATCGAAGACCTCGAACCGCTCACCGCGCATGCTCTGCGCCGGTTCATGCGCGCCTACTCGACCCTGCCGGATTCGCCCATCGCGGTCTACCTCCGCGGTTTCGGGCAGATCCAGTTCAGCGGGGACGACGCGGCGGTACTGGACGTGCTGCGGGCGATGCTCGGCCAGCTCGTGGCCGCGCACGCGCCGGCCGACGTCCGGATCGCCCTGTGCGCCGCCGACGAGCGGCTGGAGCGGTGGGACTGGCTGAAGTGGCTGCCGCACAACCAGGACCAGGACAGCCACGACGCCGCCGGCGCCCGGCGGCTGGTCACCACGGACCTGGCCGAGGTCGAGGTGCTGCTCGGCGGGCCCGCGTTCAGCGGGCGCCCGCGGTTCGAGGCGGACACCCCGATCACCGCGTCGGAACCGCTGGTGGTGCTCGTGGTCGACGGCGTCACCGTGCCGTCGGACCACCGGATCGCCGACGAGGGGTACCGCAACGCCGTGGTGCTGGACGTCGGCGGCGCGCTGCCCTGGCAGCAACGTCCCGACGTGCTCTTCCTCGAGGTCGACGCGGACGAGATCCGGACGGTGTCGTTCGACCGCGTCGGCAAGCCCCAATCCGCTCCGCTGTGCCGGCCCGACCGGCTCAGCGCGATCTCCGCCAACGCCCTGGCCCGGACCATGGCCCGGTTTCGCATCGGCGAGGCCACCGACGAGGACGACGAGCCGCTGGCCGTCGACTACGACCTCGCCGCGTTGCTCGGCCTCGGTGACGTCGCCACGTTCGACCCGGTGAAGTACCGCCGCGAGCGGATGAGCAGCAAGCGGCGGCTGCGCGTGCCGATCGGCATCGCCGGCGGCGGCGGCCCGCTGGAGCTGGACATCAAGGAAGCCGCCGAGGACGGGATGGGCCCGCACGGGCTGTGCGTCGGCGCGACCGGGTCCGGCAAGAGCGAACTGCTGCGCACGCTGGTCCTGGCGATGGCCACCACGCATTCGTCGGAGGACCTCAACTTCGTCCTGGTCGACTTCAAGGGCGGCGCGGCCTTCCTCGGGTTCGACCAGCTACCGCACACCTCGGCGGTGATCACCAACCTGGTCGACGAGATCGAGCTGGTCGACCGGATGCAGGACGCGCTGACCGGTGAGATGAACCGCCGTCAGGAACACCTGCGCGCCGCGGGCAACTACGCGTCCCGGCGCGACTACGAGGCGGCCAGGGCCCAGGGCGTGTCCTTGGAGCCGATGCCCGCGCTGTTCATCGTGGTCGACGAGTTCAGCGAGATGCTCACCAGCAAGCCCGAGTTCATCGACGTCTTCGCCATGATCGGCCGGCTGGGCCGCAGCCTCGGGGTGCACCTGCTGCTCGCGTCGCAACGGCTCGACGAGGGCCGGATCCACAAGGTCGAGACGCACCTGTCGTACCGGATCGGCCTGCGGACCTTCTCCGCGATGGAGAGCCGCAGCGTGATCGGCGTGCCCGACGCCTACGAGCTGCCGAACAGCCCGGGCAACGGCTACCTGCGCCCGGACACCCAGACCCTGGTCCGGTTCAAGGGCGCCTACTCGTCCGCGCCCTACCGGGTCAAACGACGCCGCGTCGACGCCGCGGCCGTCGAGCAGAACGTGGTGCCGTTCGGCACCCGCTACGTCGAACCTCCCACCGCGCCGGAGCCGGCCCCCGAAGAGAGCACGGAGCAGGAGGATTCGCTGGAAACGATGCTGGACGTGCTGCTCGAACGGCTCAAAGGCGTAGGCCCCCGGGCCCACCAGGTCTGGCTGCCGCCGTTGAAGCGCGCGGCGACGCTCGACCAGCTGCTCCCGCCGCTGGTGGACCACCCCGATCTCGGCAGCCGCCCGATCGGCGACCTGCAGACCGCGAACCTGAACGTCCCGGTCGGCCTGATCGACCTGCCCGCCCAGCAGCGCCGTGAGCTGCTGACCGCCAACCTGGCCGGCAGCAAGGGGAACGTGGCCGTCGTCGGCGGCCCGCAAAGCGGCAAGAGCACGCTGCTGCGCACCCTGATCTGCTCACTGGCGCTGACCCACACCGCGGCCGAGGTCCAGTTCTACTGCCTCGACTTCGGCGGCACCTTGACAGCGCTGGCGGGGCTGCCGCACGTCGGCAGCGTGGCGAACCGCCTCGACCGCGACCGGGTCACCCGGACCGTACTCGAGGTGACGAACCTGATGGCCCGGCGGGAGGCGATCTTCGCCGAGCACAACATCGACTCGATGACCAGTTACCGGCGCGCCCGCCAAGCCGGGCGGTACCGCGACATCGACCCGTACGGTGACGTGTTCCTGGTGGTCGACGGGTGGTACACCATCCGGCAGGACTTCGACGAGATCGAAGAGCGCTTCAGCGAGCTGGCGGCTCGCGGCCTCAGTTTCGGCATCCACCTGGTCGTCGGGACCAACCGCTGGTCGGAGATGCGGCCCTGGCTGCGCGACGTGATGGGGACCCGGTTCGAGCTGAAGCTCGGCGATCCGGTCGACTCCGAGGTCAACAGCCGGTTCGCCGCGACCGTCCCGGCCATCCCGGGCCGCGGCATCACCCCGGACCGGCTGCACTTCCTGGCCGCCCTGCCGCGGATCGACGGCCTCTCCCGGACCGACGACCTGGCCGAAGCCACCGTGGAGCTGGCCGAGGCCGTGACCACGCCACGAGCACCGAAGGCGCCCAAGGTCCGGCTCCTGCCGAGCAAGCTGAGCGTCACCGAGCTGCCCGCGCCCACCTCGCCACGGCCGTCCGCGGAGATGCGGATGGCGCTCGGCCTCGAGGACGTCCAGCTCGGCCCGGAGTGGCACGACTTCGACGCCAGCCCGCACCTGCTCGTCTACGGCGACGCGGAGACCGGGAAAACGAACCTGCTCAAGCACATCGCCCGCACGGTGGTGGCTCACCACTCGCCGGACGAAGCCCGGGTGATGTTCGGCGACTTCCGCCGCGAGCTGCGCGACTGCATCCCGGAGGCGAACCAGCTGGAGTACGCCGTCGGTGCCGAAGCGCTCACGAAGTCCATCGCCGGGGCGGCGTCGCTGCTCGAAAAGCGGATCCCCGGCCCGGAGATCAGCCCGAGCAGGCTGCCCCTGCGGGACTGGTGGAAGGGGGGCAGGCTCTACATCATCATCGACGACTTCGAGCTCGCGGAGTCGGCCGGCAGTTCGGGCCCGCTCCAGCCGCTGCTGCCGGTGCTGGCGCAGGGTGCCGACGTCGGCGTGCACATCATCATCGCGCGCAGCACCGCGGGCGCCAGCCGGTCGATGTCGAACCCGGCGATCCGGCGGATGTGGGAGCTCGGCACACCCGCGTTGCTGCTTTCCTGCCCGAAGACGGAGGGCAGTTTCCTGGGCAACCTGAAGCCGCGGGTGCTCCCGCCGGGCCGGGCGCAGTTCGTCAACCGCAGGCGGGCCGTCCGCCTCGTGCAGACACCACTCGTGGAGGAGCCGGCGAACTGA
- a CDS encoding NADH:flavin oxidoreductase, whose protein sequence is MTAAPATTFAALFEPLPVGRRLLRNRLVQAPMSVCYGDSGGFVTREQIEHYGRRAQGGAGLVVTENFAVSTAGRQLPRQTSVFGEEHLPGLRALAGEITRHGALAMVQLVHAGRYAGPWERYEQDRRLAPSAVPFELTPGRTVRPQEMTPDEITAVIIEFGEAAALCERAGFDGVDLHAAQGFLIASFLSPRMNRRTDAWGGGFAGRTRFLLEVVREARRRTGPDFLIGVHLLSDELLPGGWSLADAVRLAPLLTAEGAQILFPVTATFESLRAEANRGLNGRRGFGVTGAAAISRVADVPVVAIGGLGDPLDACAVLERGDADAVGLARSLFADPDWPAKVAAGTPEAIRGCPCDPAQCVRTQLTGATCGHWPATTRERGFLGYEPVS, encoded by the coding sequence TTGACCGCGGCACCCGCCACGACGTTCGCGGCGTTGTTCGAGCCGCTGCCGGTGGGGCGCCGGCTGCTGCGCAACCGGCTCGTGCAGGCGCCGATGTCCGTCTGCTACGGCGATTCCGGCGGTTTTGTCACCCGTGAGCAGATCGAACACTACGGACGGCGGGCCCAGGGCGGCGCGGGACTGGTCGTGACCGAGAACTTCGCGGTCAGCACGGCCGGACGGCAGCTGCCGCGCCAGACGTCGGTCTTCGGCGAGGAACACCTGCCCGGGCTGCGGGCGCTGGCGGGTGAGATCACCCGGCACGGCGCGCTGGCGATGGTCCAGCTCGTGCACGCCGGGCGGTACGCCGGCCCGTGGGAGCGCTACGAGCAGGACCGGCGCCTGGCGCCGTCGGCGGTGCCCTTCGAGCTGACCCCGGGCCGGACGGTCCGGCCGCAGGAGATGACCCCGGACGAGATCACCGCCGTGATCATCGAGTTCGGGGAGGCCGCCGCGCTGTGCGAGCGGGCCGGGTTCGACGGCGTGGACCTGCACGCGGCCCAGGGTTTCCTGATCGCGTCGTTCCTTTCGCCGCGGATGAACCGGCGGACCGACGCGTGGGGCGGCGGCTTCGCGGGCCGGACCCGGTTCCTGCTCGAGGTCGTGCGCGAAGCGCGGCGGCGCACCGGCCCGGACTTCCTGATCGGCGTCCACCTGCTGAGCGACGAGCTGCTGCCGGGTGGCTGGTCCCTGGCCGACGCCGTCCGCCTCGCGCCCCTGCTCACCGCCGAAGGTGCGCAAATCCTCTTCCCCGTCACCGCGACGTTCGAGTCGCTGCGAGCGGAAGCCAACCGTGGCTTGAACGGCCGCCGCGGTTTCGGGGTCACCGGCGCCGCGGCGATAAGCCGGGTCGCCGACGTCCCGGTGGTGGCGATCGGCGGCCTGGGTGATCCGCTGGACGCCTGTGCCGTCCTCGAACGCGGTGACGCGGACGCCGTCGGCCTGGCGCGGTCGTTGTTCGCGGATCCGGACTGGCCGGCGAAGGTCGCCGCCGGGACCCCGGAGGCCATCCGGGGCTGTCCGTGCGACCCCGCCCAGTGCGTGCGGACCCAGCTCACCGGCGCGACGTGCGGGCACTGGCCGGCGACCACGCGAGAGCGCGGCTTCCTCGGCTACGAACCGGTGAGCTGA
- a CDS encoding antibiotic biosynthesis monooxygenase: MGATLINVFIVPRERETEFLEQWRKTAAHFADGKGLLETHLHRNTGMGNESFSFVNIARWTSAEAWHSSHDAFPPGEYRIPGVKGHPAIFETCVNVYSGEADRSTADGHWIASVTTSAA; encoded by the coding sequence GTGGGTGCCACGCTGATCAACGTCTTCATCGTGCCGCGGGAGCGGGAAACCGAATTCCTCGAGCAGTGGCGGAAGACGGCCGCGCACTTCGCCGACGGCAAGGGACTGCTCGAGACCCACCTGCACCGAAACACGGGCATGGGCAACGAATCCTTCAGTTTCGTCAACATCGCGCGGTGGACCAGCGCTGAGGCCTGGCACAGTTCGCACGATGCCTTTCCGCCCGGCGAATACCGGATTCCCGGAGTGAAGGGGCATCCCGCGATCTTCGAAACCTGTGTCAACGTGTATTCGGGTGAAGCCGACCGATCGACGGCCGATGGCCATTGGATCGCGTCGGTCACCACGTCGGCGGCCTGA
- a CDS encoding ABC transporter substrate-binding protein, whose translation MLPVIAGCGHSSGSSVAAEGKPEKTVVRVSVLPTIDLVPLWLAQQDGYFRDEGITVESVVMPDGQPPLDRMVGGDIDIAFSSYVPFFTAVSAHRADLKVVAGGSYSRPGSSVIATVPDSPVKTIGDLAGKRIAIVGTDTASQLLIRSVMNDHGVAEGRVTWVEMPLAATAAALRDGQVDAAYLPEPFLTQAAVTAGAYRLADTSSGSTQDFPLTGYAATAEWVGKYPKTLAAFQRALQRAVHDSADRGRVEPLLSRDLKVDAGTAALLTLPSFEAKLDSRRLQRVPDLLRTMLVTPTAVDARRLTVPQPSE comes from the coding sequence ATGCTGCCGGTGATCGCCGGATGCGGTCATTCCAGCGGTTCTTCTGTCGCGGCCGAGGGGAAACCCGAGAAGACCGTCGTCCGGGTGTCCGTCCTACCGACGATCGATCTCGTTCCGCTGTGGCTGGCCCAGCAGGACGGCTACTTCCGGGACGAAGGCATCACCGTCGAATCCGTGGTCATGCCGGACGGGCAGCCGCCGCTCGACCGGATGGTCGGCGGGGACATCGACATCGCCTTTTCCAGCTATGTCCCGTTCTTCACCGCCGTGAGCGCGCACCGCGCGGACCTCAAGGTGGTCGCCGGTGGTTCGTACTCCCGGCCGGGCAGCAGCGTCATCGCGACGGTGCCCGACTCACCTGTGAAGACGATCGGCGATCTGGCCGGGAAACGCATCGCGATCGTCGGGACCGACACCGCGTCGCAGCTGCTCATCCGATCGGTGATGAACGACCACGGTGTCGCCGAAGGACGGGTCACCTGGGTGGAGATGCCGTTGGCCGCCACGGCAGCGGCGTTGCGCGACGGCCAGGTCGACGCGGCCTACCTGCCGGAACCGTTCCTCACCCAGGCCGCGGTTACCGCCGGGGCTTACCGGCTGGCCGACACTTCCAGCGGCTCGACTCAAGACTTTCCCTTGACCGGGTACGCCGCGACCGCCGAGTGGGTGGGCAAGTACCCGAAGACCCTGGCCGCTTTCCAGCGGGCGCTGCAGCGGGCCGTCCACGACTCGGCCGATCGCGGCCGGGTCGAGCCGTTGCTGTCCCGGGACCTCAAGGTGGACGCGGGCACGGCGGCACTGCTGACCCTCCCCAGTTTCGAGGCCAAGTTGGACAGCAGGCGGCTGCAACGGGTTCCGGACCTGCTCCGGACGATGCTCGTGACGCCCACCGCGGTCGACGCTCGCCGGTTGACCGTTCCGCAGCCGTCGGAATGA
- a CDS encoding threonyl-tRNA synthetase editing domain-containing protein, translating to MQILTLHCTTFTYTPTTPTTPSAALLPDGDIGTPVALGECLYALVTVQPGDRPTTVSQAARGLRRIARSTRAKKVVVNAFAHLAADLADPATTQSLVHRLAERLDESPEWDVVELPFGWRKHWQLEVSPHEWAERAIHVSPYASRPAEQDQLVC from the coding sequence ATGCAGATCCTCACCTTGCACTGCACGACCTTCACCTACACGCCGACCACCCCCACCACGCCATCCGCCGCGTTGCTGCCCGACGGAGACATCGGGACACCCGTCGCGCTCGGGGAGTGCCTCTACGCACTGGTGACGGTGCAGCCCGGCGATCGGCCGACCACCGTAAGCCAGGCGGCGAGGGGCTTGCGGCGCATCGCACGCAGCACCCGCGCGAAGAAGGTCGTCGTCAACGCCTTCGCACACCTCGCCGCCGATCTGGCCGACCCGGCGACCACTCAGAGCCTCGTGCACCGGCTGGCCGAGCGTCTCGACGAGAGTCCCGAATGGGATGTGGTGGAGCTGCCCTTCGGCTGGCGCAAGCACTGGCAGCTGGAGGTCAGCCCGCACGAGTGGGCCGAGCGCGCGATCCACGTCAGCCCGTACGCGTCGCGGCCGGCCGAGCAGGACCAGCTGGTCTGCTGA
- a CDS encoding fumarylacetoacetate hydrolase family protein — MAGDRIYALPLPYKGVFELLQDWAEAGPALRGYDPRTAQVIDGAEVLAPLRYPRTVLCSGSNYRDHLAEMTGRTDVAVTPFFFLKPPTTTVIGPGAAIRISPGPAAQVDWEAELGVVIGAGGRDIPVDEALAHVAGYTIVNDVSARGPHHRADAFAEPFEWDWLASKGRDTFCPTGPGVVPHWFVPDPHALPIRLAVNGRVEQDSSTAEMLIRVPELIAAASALVTLQPGDLIATGTPAGVGQPRQRFLHPGDLVEVTIGDLGVLRNPVEAATGPGE, encoded by the coding sequence ATGGCCGGCGACCGGATATATGCGTTGCCGTTGCCGTACAAGGGAGTTTTCGAGCTGCTGCAGGACTGGGCGGAAGCAGGTCCGGCGCTCCGCGGCTACGATCCCCGCACGGCACAGGTGATTGACGGGGCCGAAGTCCTCGCACCGCTGCGCTATCCGCGTACCGTCCTGTGTTCTGGCTCGAACTACCGCGACCACCTGGCCGAGATGACCGGGCGTACCGATGTCGCCGTGACGCCGTTCTTCTTCCTCAAACCGCCGACGACGACCGTGATCGGGCCGGGGGCGGCGATCCGGATCTCTCCCGGCCCGGCCGCACAGGTGGATTGGGAAGCCGAGCTCGGGGTGGTCATCGGCGCGGGCGGCCGCGACATCCCGGTGGACGAGGCGCTCGCGCACGTCGCCGGTTACACGATCGTCAACGACGTTTCCGCGCGCGGCCCGCATCACCGGGCCGACGCGTTCGCCGAACCGTTCGAGTGGGACTGGCTGGCGTCCAAGGGCCGGGACACGTTCTGCCCCACCGGCCCGGGTGTGGTGCCGCACTGGTTCGTCCCGGACCCGCACGCGCTGCCGATCCGCCTCGCGGTGAACGGCCGGGTCGAGCAGGACAGCAGTACCGCGGAGATGCTCATCCGGGTGCCGGAGCTGATCGCCGCGGCCAGTGCGCTGGTGACCCTGCAACCGGGCGACCTGATCGCCACGGGTACCCCGGCCGGTGTGGGGCAACCCCGGCAACGCTTTCTGCACCCGGGTGACCTGGTGGAGGTCACCATCGGCGACCTCGGCGTCCTTCGCAACCCGGTCGAAGCAGCTACCGGCCCGGGCGAATGA
- a CDS encoding VOC family protein yields MVNQDGAAAPAVRVSKLGYVGFVTPDLDRLVEYYTQVLGFSLVDFSPQGAFVTTGTDHHCVVLTPGEAHARSVVGYEVFEDLADAQRRLSDLGYPVQRRTDIGPGTPDVLVLTEPETGVELHLMTSQDPSGAEGTAPLRPTKLGHVAAFTPDLAPTQAFYQDVLGFKWSDTVGDFFVFLRCNADHHAANFMASRKRTGMHHVAYEMRDPNHLITVLDHLAKHGYRLHWGPGRHGPGHNLFTYHKDPDGNTIELFTQIDQVVDEAKGYWEPRPWHETYPMGPRTWEVDIATVNQWGIVNEQELDH; encoded by the coding sequence ATGGTGAATCAGGACGGTGCCGCGGCACCGGCGGTCCGTGTGTCCAAGCTGGGCTACGTCGGGTTCGTCACCCCCGACCTCGACCGGCTGGTCGAGTACTACACACAGGTGCTCGGCTTCAGCCTGGTGGACTTCTCGCCGCAGGGCGCGTTCGTCACCACGGGGACCGACCACCACTGCGTCGTGCTCACCCCGGGCGAGGCACACGCCCGCAGCGTCGTCGGCTACGAGGTCTTCGAGGACCTCGCGGACGCGCAGCGCCGCCTGAGCGACCTCGGCTACCCGGTGCAGCGGCGGACCGACATCGGCCCGGGCACCCCGGACGTGCTGGTGCTGACCGAACCGGAGACCGGCGTCGAACTGCACCTGATGACGTCGCAGGACCCGAGCGGGGCAGAGGGCACCGCGCCGCTGCGGCCGACGAAGCTGGGCCACGTCGCCGCGTTCACCCCGGACCTGGCACCGACGCAGGCGTTCTACCAGGACGTGCTGGGGTTCAAGTGGTCCGACACCGTGGGCGACTTCTTCGTCTTCCTGCGCTGCAACGCCGATCACCACGCGGCGAACTTCATGGCCAGCCGCAAGCGGACCGGGATGCACCACGTGGCCTACGAGATGCGGGACCCGAACCACCTCATCACCGTTCTCGACCACCTGGCGAAGCACGGCTACCGGCTGCACTGGGGTCCCGGCCGGCACGGCCCGGGGCACAACCTGTTCACCTACCACAAGGACCCCGACGGCAACACGATCGAGCTGTTCACGCAGATCGACCAGGTCGTCGACGAGGCGAAGGGGTACTGGGAACCGCGCCCCTGGCACGAGACCTACCCGATGGGCCCCCGAACCTGGGAAGTCGACATAGCGACGGTGAACCAGTGGGGCATCGTCAACGAACAGGAACTCGACCATTGA